The Pygocentrus nattereri isolate fPygNat1 chromosome 1, fPygNat1.pri, whole genome shotgun sequence genome window below encodes:
- the LOC108444397 gene encoding nuclear factor 7, ovary-like, giving the protein MTVFHSQDTDGETRLAFTQPGIYEQRQFKDTTTSPQSNRSTQTEGPDSPSLSHASMRSDSSMIQPLRFSQTDKRTQMDRPDLPSPSQVSMKSNSSMIQPLQISETGTSLLSPDIFRCSVCSEVLRDPVSNTCGHNYCKDCITEYWAQSEHGGERCPKCRKTSILQHVAHTNKALAEVIAEIRFTETAA; this is encoded by the exons ATGACAGTCTTTCATTCACAGGACACGGATGGAGAGACCAGACTCGCCTTTACCCAGCCAGGTATCTATGAACAGAGACAGTTCAAAGATACAACCACTTCGCCTCAGTCAAACAGGAG CACTCAGACGGAGGGACCAGACTCACCTTCACTCAGCCATGCATCTATGAGGAGTGACAGCTCAATGATACAACCTCTTCGTTTCAGTCAGACAGACAAAAG GACTCAGATGGACAGACCAGACTTACCTTCACCCAGCCAAGTATCTATGAAGAGCAACAGCTCAATGATTCAGCCACTCCAAATCAGTGAAACAGGCACAAG CTTGCTGTCTCCAGATATTTTTAGATGTTCAGTGTGCTCTGAAGTACTGCGGGACCCTGTCTCTAATACCTGTGGGCACAATTACTGCAAGGACTGCATCACAGAATACTGGGCTCAGTCTGAACATGGGGGTGAAAGATGCCCAAAGTGTAGAAAGACATCAATATTACAGCATGTGGCTCACACAAACAAGGCCCTTGCTGAAGTGATAGCAGAGATTAGGTTTACAGAAACTGCAGCATGA